In a single window of the Veillonella sp. genome:
- a CDS encoding cobalt-precorrin 5A hydrolase, whose amino-acid sequence MKELETVASTTGAKKNRTAILSVSERGAKLGQRIKSLVAPHADCFEKENRPSGGEAIYFDSLKNHIGQIFKDYDQVLCIMALGIVVRMIAPYIEHKSKDPAVVVMDEVGHHVISLLSGHLGGANEWTQSISLAIDADPVITTATDVNGLPAPDVLAHHEHLLVDDFQTLINVNSAIVGGEQVDYYIDASLPNVEHLEQAAKAHVGEHGMVHIVSLNQLERIPCKNESAEEGLSRVVITDKVITEYGHQLILRPRTYTMGIGCRRDTPKELILDAIQQSLAAHKLSPKSIVTAASVIVKQDEVGLLEAMQIMGWPIVFYTQDEMAPLIEEEKLKESNFVKGTIGVGNVCETTALLAAKSRTLIQHKTIYPKTTVAIAQVISK is encoded by the coding sequence ATGAAAGAACTAGAAACTGTTGCATCTACGACTGGAGCTAAGAAGAATAGAACGGCTATTCTCTCGGTATCTGAACGAGGTGCAAAGCTAGGTCAACGCATCAAGTCTTTGGTGGCACCTCATGCGGATTGCTTTGAAAAGGAAAACCGTCCCTCTGGTGGTGAGGCTATTTATTTCGATTCCCTCAAAAACCATATTGGACAGATTTTCAAGGATTACGACCAAGTATTATGCATTATGGCACTTGGTATCGTAGTGCGCATGATTGCACCATATATTGAGCATAAATCCAAAGATCCTGCTGTAGTCGTAATGGACGAAGTAGGACACCATGTGATTAGCTTACTGTCTGGTCACCTTGGGGGCGCCAACGAATGGACGCAGTCCATTTCGCTGGCCATCGATGCGGACCCTGTTATTACAACAGCTACGGATGTAAACGGATTGCCAGCGCCTGACGTGTTGGCGCACCACGAGCATCTATTGGTCGATGATTTTCAAACCTTAATCAATGTGAACTCTGCCATCGTTGGGGGAGAACAGGTTGATTATTATATCGATGCAAGCTTACCGAATGTAGAGCATTTAGAACAAGCAGCGAAAGCTCATGTTGGTGAGCATGGTATGGTTCATATTGTTTCTTTGAATCAACTTGAGCGTATTCCATGTAAAAATGAAAGCGCTGAAGAGGGATTATCTCGAGTTGTAATTACTGATAAAGTCATTACTGAGTATGGTCATCAATTGATTTTGCGCCCTCGTACCTATACGATGGGCATTGGCTGTCGTCGAGATACGCCGAAGGAATTAATCCTTGACGCCATACAACAGTCGCTAGCAGCGCATAAGCTTTCACCAAAGAGTATTGTAACGGCAGCATCGGTCATCGTTAAACAAGATGAAGTAGGCCTCTTAGAGGCTATGCAAATTATGGGGTGGCCTATTGTGTTCTATACACAGGACGAGATGGCACCACTCATTGAAGAAGAAAAATTAAAAGAATCTAATTTTGTAAAAGGAACTATAGGAGTAGGAAACGTATGCGAGACAACGGCATTACTAGCGGCCAAGAGCCGAACATTAATACAGCACAAAACAATTTATCCCAAAACAACGGTAGCCATTGCACAGGTAATATCAAAGTAA
- a CDS encoding ABC transporter ATP-binding protein gives MNTAIDVNQLSVTLGGRHILHDINVSVPVGKITTLIGPNGCGKSTLLRSMIGYIHSPRECVTILGKPLQSYSQNELARQMAFLPQVPNMPKDMTVEELVYCGRYPYQTWWKNTAKEDREIVDYALDITKTNHLREQLIPSLSGGERQRVWIAMALAQQPKLLVLDEPTTYLDINHQLEIMELLKRLNDEQGLTVLMVLHELTQAVQYSHYMAIIKDGHLVTAGDTKEIVSDELFRDVFSVDVQIDTFDDKQYVRVKGLV, from the coding sequence ATGAATACGGCTATTGATGTAAATCAGTTATCCGTCACTCTCGGAGGTCGTCATATTTTACATGATATTAATGTATCTGTCCCTGTTGGTAAAATAACGACTTTAATCGGGCCTAATGGTTGTGGTAAAAGTACACTCTTACGGTCTATGATTGGATATATTCATAGTCCTCGTGAATGTGTGACTATTTTAGGTAAACCATTACAGTCGTATTCACAAAATGAATTGGCACGGCAAATGGCATTTTTGCCACAAGTACCGAATATGCCAAAGGATATGACTGTAGAAGAATTGGTATATTGTGGACGGTATCCATACCAAACGTGGTGGAAAAACACGGCTAAAGAAGATCGTGAAATTGTTGATTATGCATTAGACATTACAAAAACGAATCATTTGAGAGAACAATTAATCCCATCCTTATCTGGTGGTGAACGGCAACGCGTTTGGATTGCTATGGCGCTAGCACAGCAACCAAAATTATTAGTGTTAGACGAACCAACAACATACTTAGATATTAACCATCAACTAGAAATCATGGAATTGTTAAAACGATTAAACGATGAACAAGGGTTAACCGTATTGATGGTACTCCATGAATTGACGCAAGCCGTACAATATTCTCATTATATGGCTATTATAAAAGACGGTCATTTAGTGACAGCTGGAGACACGAAAGAAATCGTATCGGATGAACTATTTAGAGATGTATTTTCCGTAGATGTACAAATCGATACCTTTGATGATAAACAATATGTACGCGTAAAAGGTTTAGTTTAG
- the cobJ gene encoding precorrin-3B C(17)-methyltransferase, translated as MTPQAREAILAADCVVGYLTYLDLIKDLIEGKETVGTAMMQEVDRCQQAVDLAVEGHQVVVVSSGDSGVYGMAGLVLELANKVPAEKRPSVDIVPGLSAVNVAASVLGAPLMHDFAVISLSDLMTPWDLIKKRADLCAQGDMVISLYNPRSKKRVTHLDEVREIVLKYRDPKTPVGIVQKAGRPGQHMVISDLENFTNEEVDMQTLVIIGNSQTYVENGRMITPRGYKL; from the coding sequence ATGACGCCTCAAGCGCGCGAAGCTATCTTAGCGGCTGACTGCGTGGTAGGTTATTTGACATACCTCGACTTGATCAAAGACCTTATCGAAGGTAAAGAGACTGTAGGTACTGCAATGATGCAAGAAGTAGATCGTTGCCAACAAGCAGTTGATTTAGCCGTAGAAGGCCATCAAGTAGTTGTAGTATCCTCTGGTGATTCTGGCGTATACGGCATGGCAGGTCTTGTGTTGGAACTTGCTAATAAAGTACCAGCAGAAAAACGTCCTTCCGTAGATATCGTACCTGGTCTTAGTGCTGTAAACGTTGCAGCATCCGTATTAGGTGCACCATTGATGCATGACTTTGCAGTTATTTCCTTGAGCGACTTGATGACTCCATGGGATCTTATCAAAAAACGTGCAGATCTTTGTGCACAAGGAGACATGGTTATTTCCTTGTACAACCCACGCAGTAAAAAACGTGTTACACACTTAGATGAAGTTCGCGAAATCGTTCTTAAATACCGCGATCCTAAAACACCTGTTGGCATCGTGCAAAAAGCAGGTCGTCCAGGTCAACATATGGTAATCTCTGATCTTGAAAACTTCACAAACGAAGAAGTAGATATGCAAACACTTGTTATCATTGGTAACAGCCAAACCTATGTTGAAAACGGGCGCATGATTACACCTCGAGGCTACAAATTATGA
- a CDS encoding precorrin-8X methylmutase, with translation MDYVKNPKAIEDKSMQIIYDYVKDLGLTDDEVRVVSRTVHASGDVEYAQLVKMSPDAVQKGIEALDNGADIYTDVEMVRTGISKPALKIRGNEVHCLIKDENVAKMAKELGVTRSIAAMRTFGKQLEGQIVAIGNAPTALYEVLRLALEEGIKPALIIGIPVGFVGAAESKDYLMEVSPVPYITVKGNKGGSPIAASVCNALLYTDVKRNDMLFVEGKESK, from the coding sequence ATGGATTACGTTAAAAATCCTAAAGCTATTGAAGATAAAAGTATGCAAATCATTTACGACTATGTAAAAGATTTAGGTTTAACAGATGATGAAGTGCGCGTAGTATCCCGTACTGTACATGCTTCTGGTGACGTTGAATACGCACAACTCGTAAAAATGAGCCCTGATGCTGTTCAAAAAGGTATTGAAGCATTGGATAATGGTGCAGATATTTATACAGATGTAGAAATGGTTCGCACCGGTATTTCTAAGCCAGCTCTTAAAATTCGCGGTAATGAAGTGCACTGCTTAATTAAAGATGAAAATGTAGCTAAAATGGCTAAAGAATTAGGTGTAACTCGTTCCATCGCGGCTATGCGTACATTTGGCAAACAATTAGAAGGCCAAATCGTTGCTATCGGTAATGCGCCAACTGCATTGTACGAAGTATTGCGCCTTGCTCTTGAAGAAGGTATTAAACCAGCTCTTATCATCGGTATTCCTGTAGGCTTTGTTGGCGCTGCGGAATCTAAAGATTATTTGATGGAAGTATCCCCAGTTCCTTATATCACTGTAAAAGGTAACAAGGGTGGTAGCCCAATTGCAGCATCCGTATGTAATGCATTGCTTTACACAGACGTAAAACGCAACGATATGCTCTTCGTAGAAGGCAAAGAATCTAAATAA
- the cobK gene encoding precorrin-6A reductase: MIWVIAGTLDGRTLAVEIQKRTGEDVLVTVVSQYGAELAAHKGITVHTGRLDQEAMQNLIKEHNVRLLIDASHPYAAIVTATAQDAAKAEGIPFVRFERKEVPLPEYDKLHIVVDEVEAANLAGKLAKENNNHVYLTTGSKTMHIFAKSEALQDCEVWTRILPTAEVLQMMEDLNVSPKRIVAVQGPFSYDMNRIMFHDTKASVVVMKNSGLVGGADTKLQAAMDLGIHVIVIDRPRVKIESHVVSSNDEFFKLWEDTNGLR, encoded by the coding sequence ATGATTTGGGTTATTGCCGGTACTTTGGATGGTCGCACCTTAGCGGTAGAAATCCAAAAACGAACTGGTGAAGATGTGCTTGTAACGGTTGTTAGTCAATATGGTGCAGAGCTTGCTGCCCATAAAGGTATTACTGTACATACGGGCCGTCTTGACCAAGAGGCGATGCAAAACTTGATCAAAGAGCACAATGTACGACTCTTAATTGATGCAAGTCATCCGTATGCTGCTATTGTTACAGCTACGGCTCAAGATGCAGCAAAGGCCGAAGGTATACCTTTTGTTCGGTTTGAACGTAAAGAGGTGCCATTGCCTGAATATGATAAATTACATATCGTAGTAGATGAAGTAGAAGCAGCCAATTTAGCAGGCAAATTAGCGAAGGAAAATAACAATCATGTGTATTTGACTACTGGTAGTAAGACAATGCACATTTTTGCGAAATCTGAAGCTTTGCAGGATTGCGAAGTATGGACGCGTATTTTGCCAACCGCAGAGGTGTTACAAATGATGGAAGACCTCAATGTAAGTCCAAAGCGCATTGTTGCTGTACAAGGTCCATTTTCTTATGATATGAACCGCATCATGTTCCACGATACTAAGGCTAGCGTTGTAGTTATGAAAAACTCTGGCCTTGTAGGTGGTGCTGATACAAAATTACAAGCAGCCATGGATCTTGGCATCCATGTTATTGTTATCGATCGTCCACGTGTTAAGATTGAAAGCCACGTAGTATCATCGAATGATGAATTTTTCAAATTATGGGAGGACACTAATGGATTACGTTAA
- a CDS encoding iron ABC transporter permease translates to MDSLNERKLFRISVIIILVIAVIASMIISLIWGSTPVSLSEIWHTLWASELTDTASQIIWNIRLPRNIVAALVGACLAVSGAILQAVMKNPLADPQIVGVSSGAGLAGVIIFILFPGYDHIVPLVAFIGAMVAALMVYALAWKNGVRPSRIILAGVAVAAFLGSGISALLVFYGDRVQGALLWMVGGLAARSWPQVEVLFPYALVGLIFACLGAKRLTILSLGDETAKGLGLKVEQTRFIMTAVAALLAAGAVSIAGLIGFVGLVIPHMLRLIIGNDYAYLLPGSALLGALVLVVSDTVGRVMWSPIEVPVGIIMAFFGAPFFLYLLRRDN, encoded by the coding sequence GTGGACTCTCTGAATGAACGAAAACTCTTTCGCATATCAGTTATTATTATCTTGGTTATTGCTGTCATAGCTAGCATGATTATCTCACTGATTTGGGGCTCCACACCGGTGTCACTATCGGAGATTTGGCACACATTGTGGGCTAGTGAGCTAACAGATACAGCATCGCAAATCATTTGGAATATTAGGTTGCCTCGTAATATTGTTGCTGCATTAGTTGGTGCTTGTTTAGCCGTATCGGGTGCCATTTTACAGGCGGTTATGAAGAACCCTTTAGCAGATCCTCAAATCGTTGGCGTTTCCTCCGGTGCTGGACTTGCCGGTGTTATTATATTTATTCTTTTCCCTGGCTATGATCATATTGTGCCTCTCGTCGCCTTTATAGGTGCTATGGTTGCGGCGTTGATGGTATATGCTCTTGCTTGGAAGAATGGTGTACGCCCAAGCCGTATCATCTTGGCTGGTGTTGCGGTGGCTGCTTTTTTAGGCTCTGGTATTTCTGCACTACTTGTATTCTATGGAGATCGTGTGCAAGGAGCCTTACTTTGGATGGTAGGGGGCTTGGCTGCACGCAGTTGGCCACAAGTAGAGGTTTTGTTCCCATACGCGTTAGTCGGTCTTATTTTTGCCTGTTTAGGTGCCAAACGTCTTACTATTTTAAGTTTAGGTGATGAAACAGCAAAGGGGCTAGGCCTTAAGGTAGAACAAACGCGGTTTATTATGACTGCTGTTGCGGCTCTATTAGCAGCAGGTGCCGTTAGTATTGCGGGCTTAATCGGTTTCGTAGGCCTCGTTATACCGCATATGTTACGACTTATCATCGGTAATGATTATGCGTATTTACTCCCCGGCTCTGCATTATTAGGGGCACTCGTCCTCGTTGTTAGTGATACGGTAGGGCGTGTTATGTGGAGTCCAATTGAGGTACCGGTTGGCATTATCATGGCATTCTTTGGGGCGCCATTCTTCTTATATCTATTGAGGAGGGATAACTAA